In the Sedimentisphaera cyanobacteriorum genome, AAACCGCTGTCTGCTCAAAGCGAAAAGCCTGCAATCGAAGGCAGCCACAGATTCCTTCAGCTTAAGCTGATGCTCAAGGGAATGGAAAACCGCTCGCCGAAGGTGAATGCCGCGGCAGTGGCGAGCGTTGTAAGGAATATTAAGCCGGTAGTGGCGGCGCCTATGATAAAATCCGAAGAGAAGAAAACCGAGGCCGTTATCGCAATACCTGCCAAAGACGAAAACGACGATGAGCTCGTATTCAGCATTGATATACAGGGCGAAGATTCGAAGAGATGGGTGAATATCGAAAAAGACCACAAGGAAAAGAAGTTCAAGTGGGACACATCAACCGTACCGGACGGAATCTACAAGCTCAGGGTTACAGCGAGCGACAGGCTCAGTAACGGTCCGGAAAATGCTCTGGAATCAGTGAGCACAGAAACTGAATACATCGTTGACAACACCCCGCCTGTATGCACCGGACAGAAGGCTGCAGTTGAGGGGAAGAAAGCAGAAATAAATTTTGAGCTTACAGACAAATATACCGTTATAGGCAAAGTGAGCTATACGCTCAACAGCAGTGATGACTGGAATACAGTGATCCCCGATGACTTGCTCGCTGACTCTAAGAAAGAATCTTTTACGATAAACTTAAGCGGACTCGAAAAAGGCGATAACATCCTTGCTGTCAAATACGCCGACGAGGCTGGAAACAGCGCTTATGAACGTTTTGTACTGGAAGCGGAATGAGCATCAGAACAGTTCAATATTTCCGTGTTGTACAAGCAGTTAGGCAGCTCTGCATAGACAGCTGCTATGAGCTCGGGGAAGACGTGCTGGATGCCTTAAAGCAGGCCTTGGAAAACGAGACAAACCCCACTGCAAAGAGCGTATTGGAAAAGCTTTTGCAGAATGCTCAAATCGCATCAAATGAGCGGATTCCGATATGCCAGGATACCGGCTTGGCCGTTTTTTTCGCAGAGCAGGGAGCAGATGTCAGAATCTGCCCGCCGGAGGATAAGCCTGAGGCAGCACTCGAAGATGCAATCAATGAGGGAGTTAGGCTTGGATACACCGAAGGACTTCTGAGAAAGAGCGTAGTGTCAGAGCCGCTTTTCAGCAGAGAGAACACCGGCGATAACACCCCTGCAATTATACACCACAAAATAACTTCGGGCGATAAACTCGAAATATCCGTTATAACAAAAGGCGGCGGCTGCGAGAACAAAAGCCGGTTTAAGATGTTCAACCCCACCGCCTCAGCGGAAGAGGTAGGCCAGTGGATCTGCAGAACAGCTCAGGAAGCGGGGGCTAATGCGTGTCCTCCGTTTGTGATTGGCGTGGGAATTGGCGGAGATTTTGAGCTGTCTGCGATTTTGAGCAAGAAGGCTCTTCTGCGCAGCCTTAAAGACAAAAATCCAAACGAAAAATACGCCAAACTCGAAGATGAACTTCTCGAAAAGATAAATCAGACCAACGTTGGGCCTCAGGGCTTCGGGGGACTTACCACAGCCCTCGGCGTAAAGATTGAATACGCCCCCTGCCATATAGCATCCCTGCCTGTTTCAGTGAATATTGAGTGTCATGCGCACCGGCACAAAAGCGTAAGCCTTTAGTGAGGTCATCTTTTTCTGTTCCTGCTTGCCGCCTTTACAACAAGCTGCTCAATTTCCACCTTCACCCTCGCCTGGCCGGTTTTGCTCTGGTAGTCTATCCTTCTAAGAGCCTGTATAACCTCTGCGATATTCACTAAAGGCCAGTTTCTCAGTCCTCTGAAAAACTCTTGGCGTTTGTATCTTATGCCCAGAGCCTGCCCCGCTCCAGCCTCGCTTTCGCCTTTGCCCAGCATAGCCTTGGCCTTAAACATACGCCTGAAATGAAACGCAAACGCGCCTACCGCTGTGTATTCTGCGTCTTTATCTGAGGCGAATAGATTCCTCAGTCTGCTCACTGCCTGCCCCGCCTGCCCGCTGGACATCGCATCAATAACATTAAACACCCCGAAGGTTCTGTTCGCCCCGCAGAGGGCTTCTACGTCCTGGTCTGTAATGGTATCTCTATCGCCTGTATAAACAGCGAGCTTTTCAACCTCGTTTGCTATCATCTGAGGCTCTTCGCCCGCAAATTCAATGATAAGCCGACCGGTTGCTGCGGAGAGTTTCTTGCCGCAGTTTGCCTTTGCATACTCGGAAGGATAAGAAACTATCTCTTTGAATGAGGGCTTGCTGACCTGCCTCAAATCGCCGGCAGATTTTATCTTTTTGGCAATTCTCGTATTGCTCCTCAGAGCAGAAGCCGTGAGAACAAGAATGCCCTTAGAGGCTGGCGAATCAAGATATTTTATCAGAAGCTCTGAATTGGAGCTGATAAAATTATCCGCCTGCCTTATCAGCACAACCTTCCTATCGGCAAGAAATGCCGGGGTTCTGAGCTCATCGAGAACCTCAGAGGCCTGAGTCTTATCGGGGTCTAAAACAACAAGCCCCATCTCCTGAGACTCAGGGGGGATAAGGGAGTTCACAAGCTTATCACAATCTTTGTTTACAAGAAAGGAATCCTTGCCCACAACTGCGTAAACCGGCGATAATTTTGTTTTGGTCTGTGCTTTTGCCATACGCTAAATGATATTGTTTATAATCGATGCTTCAATTAAATTACCAAACTATTGAAGGGTTTGTCCGAACTTTATGAACAAGCCCCCTAAACAGCTGCAGAAGCTGCGGCGGCAGCCGAAACGTTATGCAGAGTTCCACATTTGGGGCATTTTACTTTCTCGTGCTTATAATCCGGCGGTATCTTCAGCTTGAGCCCGCAATTGCATGTCAGGAATCTGAAGCTGTTTGCGGCCATAATCATATTTCCGACTTCCCTTGCCTTTTCTTTTCCGCTCATTTCATTGAGCCTCTCGGCGGGCGAGCGTTTTGAAACAGCCTGCTCCTTTT is a window encoding:
- the holA gene encoding DNA polymerase III subunit delta, which produces MAKAQTKTKLSPVYAVVGKDSFLVNKDCDKLVNSLIPPESQEMGLVVLDPDKTQASEVLDELRTPAFLADRKVVLIRQADNFISSNSELLIKYLDSPASKGILVLTASALRSNTRIAKKIKSAGDLRQVSKPSFKEIVSYPSEYAKANCGKKLSAATGRLIIEFAGEEPQMIANEVEKLAVYTGDRDTITDQDVEALCGANRTFGVFNVIDAMSSGQAGQAVSRLRNLFASDKDAEYTAVGAFAFHFRRMFKAKAMLGKGESEAGAGQALGIRYKRQEFFRGLRNWPLVNIAEVIQALRRIDYQSKTGQARVKVEIEQLVVKAASRNRKR
- a CDS encoding fumarate hydratase, giving the protein MRTVQYFRVVQAVRQLCIDSCYELGEDVLDALKQALENETNPTAKSVLEKLLQNAQIASNERIPICQDTGLAVFFAEQGADVRICPPEDKPEAALEDAINEGVRLGYTEGLLRKSVVSEPLFSRENTGDNTPAIIHHKITSGDKLEISVITKGGGCENKSRFKMFNPTASAEEVGQWICRTAQEAGANACPPFVIGVGIGGDFELSAILSKKALLRSLKDKNPNEKYAKLEDELLEKINQTNVGPQGFGGLTTALGVKIEYAPCHIASLPVSVNIECHAHRHKSVSL